One genomic region from Chrysemys picta bellii isolate R12L10 chromosome 16, ASM1138683v2, whole genome shotgun sequence encodes:
- the LRCH4 gene encoding leucine-rich repeat and calponin homology domain-containing protein 4 isoform X4, translating to MAAGEAEPELPPPPSPGGPATERALEEAAASGSLILAGRRLRLFPGGAARRWDLSDTTQADLSRNRFAEVPEDACHLVSLEGLSLYHNCLRTIPPAIANLQSLTYLNLSRNQLTSLPPCLCRLPLKVLVASNNKLGSLPDETGSLSNLRQLDVSCNELQSLPASMGRLGSLRDLSVRRNQLTALPEELSELPLVRLDFSCNRVARIPVCYRHLRHLQTILLDNNPLQSPPAQICLKGKIHIFKYLNLEACSKTGPDLADFARASRPTGFGTCLSDEFYPGRQYGGLDSGFNSVDSGSKRWSGNESTDEFSDLSFRIAELVRDPRQLKEKRDRAANGELEQIDFIDSSVEEEEAGKLESSSQAAAPTEEKRKAERSLPQRADVGEKVSNSRPSPPREEPPSEERRRPETLQIWQERERQQQALRSQALEKRDSLPRMGAKGSFGSAQGPAASNGLSESSSVPRRKPRTQVTEQPPGVPSPASPGQMSRQQESLSPPVSSPPAREPGSAQKPSSFLFRSTSRTAIKPGSACAPHDCTADPQHPLRLRAGSHDLDEKELTAQLRKAIESRLSVTLTEDLGDALANGAVLCQLANHLRPRSVPFIHVPSPAVPKLNKIKCRKNVESFLEACRRMGVPEVALCSTSDVLQGDAGRLWGTVWALLRPGAAEESPAAAHAAPALPGPLAGFALFYVSVMSLLFLAYHKLWGF from the exons ATCTCTCCCGGAACCGCTTTGCCGAAGTGCCTGAGGACGCCTGCCACCTGGTCTCCTTGGAGGGGCTGAGTTTGTACCACAACTGCCTGCGGACCATCCCGCCGGCCATCGCCAACCTGCAATCCCTCACCTATCTGAACCTCAG tcggAACCAGCTCACCTCCCTCCCGCCCTGCCTCTGCCGCCTGCCCCTCAAAGTCCTCGTTGCCAGTAACAACAAGCTGGGCTCGCTGCCCGACGAGACGGGCTCGCTCAGCAACCTGCGCCAGCTG gaCGTGAGCTGCAATGAACTCCAGTCCCTGCCGGCCAGCATGGGCCGGCTGGGGTCCCTGCGAGACCTGAGTGTGCGGAGGAACCAGCTAACTGCCCTGCCTGAAG AGCTGTCGGAACTGCCCCTGGTCCGCCTGGATTTCTCCTGCAACCGGGTCGCCCGCATCCCCGTCTGCTACCGGCACCTCCGGCATCTGCAGACCATCCTGCTGGACAATAACCCCCTCCAGTCGCCGCCTGCGCAG ATCTGCCTGAAAGGCAAAATCCACATCTTCAAATACCTCAACCTGGAAGCCTGCAGCAAAACGGGGCCTGACCTGGCCGACTTCGCCCGGGCCAGCCGGCCCACCGGCTTCGGCACCTG ccTCTCCGACGAGTTCTACCCTGGCCGGCAGTACGGCGGCTTGGATTCGGGCTTCAACAGCGTCGACAGCGGCAGCAAGCGGTGGTCTGGGAACGAG TCCACAGACGAGTTCTCCGACCTGTCGTTCCGCATCGCAGAGCTGGTGCGTGATCCCCGCCAGCTGAAGGAGAAGCGGGACCGGGCAG CCAACGGAGAGCTGGAGCAGATCGACTTCATCGACAGCAgcgtggaggaggaggaggcgggcaAGCTGGAGAGCAGCTCGCAGGCCGCGGCCCCGACGGAG GAGAAGCGGAAAGCAGAGAGGAGCCTTCCCCAGAGAGCCGATGTCGGGGAGAAGGTGTCGAACAGCAG GCCCAGCCCTCCCCGGGAAGAGCCCCCCAGCGAGGAGCGGAGGCGTCCTGAGACGCTGCAGATCTGGCAGGAGAGGGAGCGGCAGCAGCAGGCGTTGCGGAGCCAGGCGCTGGAGAAGCGGGACAG CCTGCCGAGGATGGGGGCCAAAGGCAGCTTCGGCAGCGCGCAGGGCCCGGCGGCCAGCAA TGGTCTGTCGGAGAGCAGCAGCGTGCCCCGGAGGAAGCCGAGAACCCAG GTCACGGAGCAGCCGCCCGGCGTCCCCAGCCCAGCGTCCCCTGGGCAGATGTCCCGGCAGCAGG agtCCCTCTCCCCGCCAGTctccagccccccggcccgggAGCCCGGCTCGGCCCAGAAGCCCAGCAGCTTCCTCTTCCGCTCCACGTCGCGGACCGCCATCAAGCCCGGCTCCG CCTGTGCCCCCCATGACTGCACCGCggacccccagcaccccctgcggCTACGGGCCGGCTCGCACGACCTGGACGAGAAGGAGTTAACAGCTCAGCTCCGCAAG gcCATCGAGTCGCGGCTCAGCGTGACGCTGACGGAGGACCTGGGCGATGCCCTGGCCAACGGGGCCGTGCTGTGCCAGCTGGCCAACCACCTGCGCCCGCGCTCTGTGCCCTTCATCCACGTCCCGTCTCCTGCCGTG CCAAAGCTGAACAAGATCAAATGTCGGAAAAACGTGGAGAGCTTCCTGGAGGCCTGTCGCCGTATGGGGGTCCCAGAG GTcgccctctgctccacctccgaCGTGCTCCAGGGGGATGCCGGGCGGCTCTGGGGCACCGTGTGGGCCTTGCTGCGCCCCGGAGCCGCCGAggagagccctgctgctgcccacgCCGCGCCCGCCCTGCCCGGGCCCCTCGCCGGCTTCGCCCTCTTCTATGTCTCCGTGATGTCGCTGCTTTTCCTGGCCTATCACAAGCTCTGGGGCTTCTGA
- the LRCH4 gene encoding leucine-rich repeat and calponin homology domain-containing protein 4 isoform X2, translating to MAAGEAEPELPPPPSPGGPATERALEEAAASGSLILAGRRLRLFPGGAARRWDLSDTTQADLSRNRFAEVPEDACHLVSLEGLSLYHNCLRTIPPAIANLQSLTYLNLSRNQLTSLPPCLCRLPLKVLVASNNKLGSLPDETGSLSNLRQLDVSCNELQSLPASMGRLGSLRDLSVRRNQLTALPEELSELPLVRLDFSCNRVARIPVCYRHLRHLQTILLDNNPLQSPPAQICLKGKIHIFKYLNLEACSKTGPDLADFARASRPTGFGTCLSDEFYPGRQYGGLDSGFNSVDSGSKRWSGNESTDEFSDLSFRIAELVRDPRQLKEKRDRAANGELEQIDFIDSSVEEEEAGKLESSSQAAAPTEEKRKAERSLPQRADVGEKVSNSRNLFRPPLPMVCTALRSARSLIFRKEGSLCTSAWNSAAGTGMATCSFSPAGSEAAASLSRVPGRSLPTRPSPPREEPPSEERRRPETLQIWQERERQQQALRSQALEKRDSGLSESSSVPRRKPRTQVTEQPPGVPSPASPGQMSRQQESLSPPVSSPPAREPGSAQKPSSFLFRSTSRTAIKPGSACAPHDCTADPQHPLRLRAGSHDLDEKELTAQLRKAIESRLSVTLTEDLGDALANGAVLCQLANHLRPRSVPFIHVPSPAVPKLNKIKCRKNVESFLEACRRMGVPEVALCSTSDVLQGDAGRLWGTVWALLRPGAAEESPAAAHAAPALPGPLAGFALFYVSVMSLLFLAYHKLWGF from the exons ATCTCTCCCGGAACCGCTTTGCCGAAGTGCCTGAGGACGCCTGCCACCTGGTCTCCTTGGAGGGGCTGAGTTTGTACCACAACTGCCTGCGGACCATCCCGCCGGCCATCGCCAACCTGCAATCCCTCACCTATCTGAACCTCAG tcggAACCAGCTCACCTCCCTCCCGCCCTGCCTCTGCCGCCTGCCCCTCAAAGTCCTCGTTGCCAGTAACAACAAGCTGGGCTCGCTGCCCGACGAGACGGGCTCGCTCAGCAACCTGCGCCAGCTG gaCGTGAGCTGCAATGAACTCCAGTCCCTGCCGGCCAGCATGGGCCGGCTGGGGTCCCTGCGAGACCTGAGTGTGCGGAGGAACCAGCTAACTGCCCTGCCTGAAG AGCTGTCGGAACTGCCCCTGGTCCGCCTGGATTTCTCCTGCAACCGGGTCGCCCGCATCCCCGTCTGCTACCGGCACCTCCGGCATCTGCAGACCATCCTGCTGGACAATAACCCCCTCCAGTCGCCGCCTGCGCAG ATCTGCCTGAAAGGCAAAATCCACATCTTCAAATACCTCAACCTGGAAGCCTGCAGCAAAACGGGGCCTGACCTGGCCGACTTCGCCCGGGCCAGCCGGCCCACCGGCTTCGGCACCTG ccTCTCCGACGAGTTCTACCCTGGCCGGCAGTACGGCGGCTTGGATTCGGGCTTCAACAGCGTCGACAGCGGCAGCAAGCGGTGGTCTGGGAACGAG TCCACAGACGAGTTCTCCGACCTGTCGTTCCGCATCGCAGAGCTGGTGCGTGATCCCCGCCAGCTGAAGGAGAAGCGGGACCGGGCAG CCAACGGAGAGCTGGAGCAGATCGACTTCATCGACAGCAgcgtggaggaggaggaggcgggcaAGCTGGAGAGCAGCTCGCAGGCCGCGGCCCCGACGGAG GAGAAGCGGAAAGCAGAGAGGAGCCTTCCCCAGAGAGCCGATGTCGGGGAGAAGGTGTCGAACAGCAG gaacctgttccggccacctctccccatggtctgtaccgcattgaggtcggccaggtcccttatcttccgcaaggagggatctctctgcacctcggcctggaactcagcagctgggacagggatggccacctgctctttctcgcccgctgggtctgaagctgcagcctccctgagccgtgtccctgggcgttccctccccaccag GCCCAGCCCTCCCCGGGAAGAGCCCCCCAGCGAGGAGCGGAGGCGTCCTGAGACGCTGCAGATCTGGCAGGAGAGGGAGCGGCAGCAGCAGGCGTTGCGGAGCCAGGCGCTGGAGAAGCGGGACAG TGGTCTGTCGGAGAGCAGCAGCGTGCCCCGGAGGAAGCCGAGAACCCAG GTCACGGAGCAGCCGCCCGGCGTCCCCAGCCCAGCGTCCCCTGGGCAGATGTCCCGGCAGCAGG agtCCCTCTCCCCGCCAGTctccagccccccggcccgggAGCCCGGCTCGGCCCAGAAGCCCAGCAGCTTCCTCTTCCGCTCCACGTCGCGGACCGCCATCAAGCCCGGCTCCG CCTGTGCCCCCCATGACTGCACCGCggacccccagcaccccctgcggCTACGGGCCGGCTCGCACGACCTGGACGAGAAGGAGTTAACAGCTCAGCTCCGCAAG gcCATCGAGTCGCGGCTCAGCGTGACGCTGACGGAGGACCTGGGCGATGCCCTGGCCAACGGGGCCGTGCTGTGCCAGCTGGCCAACCACCTGCGCCCGCGCTCTGTGCCCTTCATCCACGTCCCGTCTCCTGCCGTG CCAAAGCTGAACAAGATCAAATGTCGGAAAAACGTGGAGAGCTTCCTGGAGGCCTGTCGCCGTATGGGGGTCCCAGAG GTcgccctctgctccacctccgaCGTGCTCCAGGGGGATGCCGGGCGGCTCTGGGGCACCGTGTGGGCCTTGCTGCGCCCCGGAGCCGCCGAggagagccctgctgctgcccacgCCGCGCCCGCCCTGCCCGGGCCCCTCGCCGGCTTCGCCCTCTTCTATGTCTCCGTGATGTCGCTGCTTTTCCTGGCCTATCACAAGCTCTGGGGCTTCTGA
- the LRCH4 gene encoding leucine-rich repeat and calponin homology domain-containing protein 4 isoform X1: protein MAAGEAEPELPPPPSPGGPATERALEEAAASGSLILAGRRLRLFPGGAARRWDLSDTTQADLSRNRFAEVPEDACHLVSLEGLSLYHNCLRTIPPAIANLQSLTYLNLSRNQLTSLPPCLCRLPLKVLVASNNKLGSLPDETGSLSNLRQLDVSCNELQSLPASMGRLGSLRDLSVRRNQLTALPEELSELPLVRLDFSCNRVARIPVCYRHLRHLQTILLDNNPLQSPPAQICLKGKIHIFKYLNLEACSKTGPDLADFARASRPTGFGTCLSDEFYPGRQYGGLDSGFNSVDSGSKRWSGNESTDEFSDLSFRIAELVRDPRQLKEKRDRAANGELEQIDFIDSSVEEEEAGKLESSSQAAAPTEEKRKAERSLPQRADVGEKVSNSRNLFRPPLPMVCTALRSARSLIFRKEGSLCTSAWNSAAGTGMATCSFSPAGSEAAASLSRVPGRSLPTRPSPPREEPPSEERRRPETLQIWQERERQQQALRSQALEKRDSLPRMGAKGSFGSAQGPAASNGLSESSSVPRRKPRTQVTEQPPGVPSPASPGQMSRQQESLSPPVSSPPAREPGSAQKPSSFLFRSTSRTAIKPGSACAPHDCTADPQHPLRLRAGSHDLDEKELTAQLRKAIESRLSVTLTEDLGDALANGAVLCQLANHLRPRSVPFIHVPSPAVPKLNKIKCRKNVESFLEACRRMGVPEVALCSTSDVLQGDAGRLWGTVWALLRPGAAEESPAAAHAAPALPGPLAGFALFYVSVMSLLFLAYHKLWGF, encoded by the exons ATCTCTCCCGGAACCGCTTTGCCGAAGTGCCTGAGGACGCCTGCCACCTGGTCTCCTTGGAGGGGCTGAGTTTGTACCACAACTGCCTGCGGACCATCCCGCCGGCCATCGCCAACCTGCAATCCCTCACCTATCTGAACCTCAG tcggAACCAGCTCACCTCCCTCCCGCCCTGCCTCTGCCGCCTGCCCCTCAAAGTCCTCGTTGCCAGTAACAACAAGCTGGGCTCGCTGCCCGACGAGACGGGCTCGCTCAGCAACCTGCGCCAGCTG gaCGTGAGCTGCAATGAACTCCAGTCCCTGCCGGCCAGCATGGGCCGGCTGGGGTCCCTGCGAGACCTGAGTGTGCGGAGGAACCAGCTAACTGCCCTGCCTGAAG AGCTGTCGGAACTGCCCCTGGTCCGCCTGGATTTCTCCTGCAACCGGGTCGCCCGCATCCCCGTCTGCTACCGGCACCTCCGGCATCTGCAGACCATCCTGCTGGACAATAACCCCCTCCAGTCGCCGCCTGCGCAG ATCTGCCTGAAAGGCAAAATCCACATCTTCAAATACCTCAACCTGGAAGCCTGCAGCAAAACGGGGCCTGACCTGGCCGACTTCGCCCGGGCCAGCCGGCCCACCGGCTTCGGCACCTG ccTCTCCGACGAGTTCTACCCTGGCCGGCAGTACGGCGGCTTGGATTCGGGCTTCAACAGCGTCGACAGCGGCAGCAAGCGGTGGTCTGGGAACGAG TCCACAGACGAGTTCTCCGACCTGTCGTTCCGCATCGCAGAGCTGGTGCGTGATCCCCGCCAGCTGAAGGAGAAGCGGGACCGGGCAG CCAACGGAGAGCTGGAGCAGATCGACTTCATCGACAGCAgcgtggaggaggaggaggcgggcaAGCTGGAGAGCAGCTCGCAGGCCGCGGCCCCGACGGAG GAGAAGCGGAAAGCAGAGAGGAGCCTTCCCCAGAGAGCCGATGTCGGGGAGAAGGTGTCGAACAGCAG gaacctgttccggccacctctccccatggtctgtaccgcattgaggtcggccaggtcccttatcttccgcaaggagggatctctctgcacctcggcctggaactcagcagctgggacagggatggccacctgctctttctcgcccgctgggtctgaagctgcagcctccctgagccgtgtccctgggcgttccctccccaccag GCCCAGCCCTCCCCGGGAAGAGCCCCCCAGCGAGGAGCGGAGGCGTCCTGAGACGCTGCAGATCTGGCAGGAGAGGGAGCGGCAGCAGCAGGCGTTGCGGAGCCAGGCGCTGGAGAAGCGGGACAG CCTGCCGAGGATGGGGGCCAAAGGCAGCTTCGGCAGCGCGCAGGGCCCGGCGGCCAGCAA TGGTCTGTCGGAGAGCAGCAGCGTGCCCCGGAGGAAGCCGAGAACCCAG GTCACGGAGCAGCCGCCCGGCGTCCCCAGCCCAGCGTCCCCTGGGCAGATGTCCCGGCAGCAGG agtCCCTCTCCCCGCCAGTctccagccccccggcccgggAGCCCGGCTCGGCCCAGAAGCCCAGCAGCTTCCTCTTCCGCTCCACGTCGCGGACCGCCATCAAGCCCGGCTCCG CCTGTGCCCCCCATGACTGCACCGCggacccccagcaccccctgcggCTACGGGCCGGCTCGCACGACCTGGACGAGAAGGAGTTAACAGCTCAGCTCCGCAAG gcCATCGAGTCGCGGCTCAGCGTGACGCTGACGGAGGACCTGGGCGATGCCCTGGCCAACGGGGCCGTGCTGTGCCAGCTGGCCAACCACCTGCGCCCGCGCTCTGTGCCCTTCATCCACGTCCCGTCTCCTGCCGTG CCAAAGCTGAACAAGATCAAATGTCGGAAAAACGTGGAGAGCTTCCTGGAGGCCTGTCGCCGTATGGGGGTCCCAGAG GTcgccctctgctccacctccgaCGTGCTCCAGGGGGATGCCGGGCGGCTCTGGGGCACCGTGTGGGCCTTGCTGCGCCCCGGAGCCGCCGAggagagccctgctgctgcccacgCCGCGCCCGCCCTGCCCGGGCCCCTCGCCGGCTTCGCCCTCTTCTATGTCTCCGTGATGTCGCTGCTTTTCCTGGCCTATCACAAGCTCTGGGGCTTCTGA
- the LRCH4 gene encoding leucine-rich repeat and calponin homology domain-containing protein 4 isoform X5 — translation MAAGEAEPELPPPPSPGGPATERALEEAAASGSLILAGRRLRLFPGGAARRWDLSDTTQADLSRNRFAEVPEDACHLVSLEGLSLYHNCLRTIPPAIANLQSLTYLNLSRNQLTSLPPCLCRLPLKVLVASNNKLGSLPDETGSLSNLRQLDVSCNELQSLPASMGRLGSLRDLSVRRNQLTALPEELSELPLVRLDFSCNRVARIPVCYRHLRHLQTILLDNNPLQSPPAQICLKGKIHIFKYLNLEACSKTGPDLADFARASRPTGFGTCLSDEFYPGRQYGGLDSGFNSVDSGSKRWSGNESTDEFSDLSFRIAELVRDPRQLKEKRDRAANGELEQIDFIDSSVEEEEAGKLESSSQAAAPTEEKRKAERSLPQRADVGEKVSNSRPSPPREEPPSEERRRPETLQIWQERERQQQALRSQALEKRDSGLSESSSVPRRKPRTQVTEQPPGVPSPASPGQMSRQQESLSPPVSSPPAREPGSAQKPSSFLFRSTSRTAIKPGSACAPHDCTADPQHPLRLRAGSHDLDEKELTAQLRKAIESRLSVTLTEDLGDALANGAVLCQLANHLRPRSVPFIHVPSPAVPKLNKIKCRKNVESFLEACRRMGVPEVALCSTSDVLQGDAGRLWGTVWALLRPGAAEESPAAAHAAPALPGPLAGFALFYVSVMSLLFLAYHKLWGF, via the exons ATCTCTCCCGGAACCGCTTTGCCGAAGTGCCTGAGGACGCCTGCCACCTGGTCTCCTTGGAGGGGCTGAGTTTGTACCACAACTGCCTGCGGACCATCCCGCCGGCCATCGCCAACCTGCAATCCCTCACCTATCTGAACCTCAG tcggAACCAGCTCACCTCCCTCCCGCCCTGCCTCTGCCGCCTGCCCCTCAAAGTCCTCGTTGCCAGTAACAACAAGCTGGGCTCGCTGCCCGACGAGACGGGCTCGCTCAGCAACCTGCGCCAGCTG gaCGTGAGCTGCAATGAACTCCAGTCCCTGCCGGCCAGCATGGGCCGGCTGGGGTCCCTGCGAGACCTGAGTGTGCGGAGGAACCAGCTAACTGCCCTGCCTGAAG AGCTGTCGGAACTGCCCCTGGTCCGCCTGGATTTCTCCTGCAACCGGGTCGCCCGCATCCCCGTCTGCTACCGGCACCTCCGGCATCTGCAGACCATCCTGCTGGACAATAACCCCCTCCAGTCGCCGCCTGCGCAG ATCTGCCTGAAAGGCAAAATCCACATCTTCAAATACCTCAACCTGGAAGCCTGCAGCAAAACGGGGCCTGACCTGGCCGACTTCGCCCGGGCCAGCCGGCCCACCGGCTTCGGCACCTG ccTCTCCGACGAGTTCTACCCTGGCCGGCAGTACGGCGGCTTGGATTCGGGCTTCAACAGCGTCGACAGCGGCAGCAAGCGGTGGTCTGGGAACGAG TCCACAGACGAGTTCTCCGACCTGTCGTTCCGCATCGCAGAGCTGGTGCGTGATCCCCGCCAGCTGAAGGAGAAGCGGGACCGGGCAG CCAACGGAGAGCTGGAGCAGATCGACTTCATCGACAGCAgcgtggaggaggaggaggcgggcaAGCTGGAGAGCAGCTCGCAGGCCGCGGCCCCGACGGAG GAGAAGCGGAAAGCAGAGAGGAGCCTTCCCCAGAGAGCCGATGTCGGGGAGAAGGTGTCGAACAGCAG GCCCAGCCCTCCCCGGGAAGAGCCCCCCAGCGAGGAGCGGAGGCGTCCTGAGACGCTGCAGATCTGGCAGGAGAGGGAGCGGCAGCAGCAGGCGTTGCGGAGCCAGGCGCTGGAGAAGCGGGACAG TGGTCTGTCGGAGAGCAGCAGCGTGCCCCGGAGGAAGCCGAGAACCCAG GTCACGGAGCAGCCGCCCGGCGTCCCCAGCCCAGCGTCCCCTGGGCAGATGTCCCGGCAGCAGG agtCCCTCTCCCCGCCAGTctccagccccccggcccgggAGCCCGGCTCGGCCCAGAAGCCCAGCAGCTTCCTCTTCCGCTCCACGTCGCGGACCGCCATCAAGCCCGGCTCCG CCTGTGCCCCCCATGACTGCACCGCggacccccagcaccccctgcggCTACGGGCCGGCTCGCACGACCTGGACGAGAAGGAGTTAACAGCTCAGCTCCGCAAG gcCATCGAGTCGCGGCTCAGCGTGACGCTGACGGAGGACCTGGGCGATGCCCTGGCCAACGGGGCCGTGCTGTGCCAGCTGGCCAACCACCTGCGCCCGCGCTCTGTGCCCTTCATCCACGTCCCGTCTCCTGCCGTG CCAAAGCTGAACAAGATCAAATGTCGGAAAAACGTGGAGAGCTTCCTGGAGGCCTGTCGCCGTATGGGGGTCCCAGAG GTcgccctctgctccacctccgaCGTGCTCCAGGGGGATGCCGGGCGGCTCTGGGGCACCGTGTGGGCCTTGCTGCGCCCCGGAGCCGCCGAggagagccctgctgctgcccacgCCGCGCCCGCCCTGCCCGGGCCCCTCGCCGGCTTCGCCCTCTTCTATGTCTCCGTGATGTCGCTGCTTTTCCTGGCCTATCACAAGCTCTGGGGCTTCTGA